A stretch of the Dichotomicrobium thermohalophilum genome encodes the following:
- a CDS encoding site-2 protease family protein, protein MFGRSYYLFSLLGFRIGLDASWFILAFLIVWSLSTGYFPAVIEGLPQVTYLWMGVLGALGLFASLIFHELAHAVVARQYDLRISGITLFVFGGVAQLEEEPRTAKAEFLVAIAGPIASILLSALFFGVSASGIFGGIDPLLAVIGYLAIINFILAAFNMVPAFPLDGGRILRAILWWWSGNMSRATRMAATVGGGLGIALMAFGAYNAFTGIVVAGMWQILIGFFIYRAAGMAREQAGNLPGPGHAHIGAIIDRDQPRVPADASLETAAQDYFYRLRPRILLVEDGERVVGTLTLGDYAHVPKMQWGDIPVRQVMQPLTDQPMAQPAEPAKEVLKRMVREGHTHVVIVDTGRVVGVLSRRDIMNFVEPQEERSASTATAQQAE, encoded by the coding sequence ATGTTCGGACGCAGTTATTACCTTTTTTCCCTGCTGGGTTTCCGCATCGGACTGGACGCCTCCTGGTTCATTCTTGCGTTCCTGATCGTCTGGTCGCTCTCGACCGGCTATTTCCCAGCCGTGATCGAGGGCCTGCCGCAAGTCACGTATCTCTGGATGGGCGTGCTTGGCGCGCTCGGTCTGTTTGCGTCGCTGATCTTCCACGAACTGGCGCACGCGGTCGTCGCGCGGCAATACGACCTGCGCATCTCCGGCATAACCCTGTTCGTTTTCGGCGGCGTCGCCCAGCTTGAGGAGGAGCCGCGCACGGCAAAAGCCGAGTTTCTTGTCGCCATCGCCGGGCCGATCGCGAGCATCCTGCTGTCCGCGCTGTTCTTTGGCGTCAGCGCGAGCGGCATTTTCGGCGGGATTGACCCGCTGTTGGCCGTTATCGGCTACCTGGCGATAATCAATTTCATTCTGGCGGCCTTCAACATGGTGCCAGCCTTCCCCCTTGATGGCGGCCGTATCCTGCGGGCGATCCTGTGGTGGTGGAGCGGGAACATGTCCCGGGCCACACGCATGGCCGCGACGGTCGGCGGGGGCCTGGGCATCGCGCTGATGGCGTTTGGCGCCTACAACGCCTTCACGGGCATCGTCGTGGCCGGCATGTGGCAGATCCTGATCGGCTTCTTCATCTACCGCGCTGCAGGAATGGCGCGCGAACAGGCTGGGAATCTTCCCGGCCCGGGCCACGCACATATCGGAGCGATAATTGATCGCGATCAGCCTCGGGTTCCCGCCGACGCCTCGCTGGAGACGGCCGCGCAGGACTATTTCTACCGGCTGCGCCCGCGCATCCTGCTTGTGGAAGACGGCGAACGGGTCGTCGGGACGCTCACCCTGGGCGACTACGCCCACGTCCCCAAGATGCAGTGGGGCGACATCCCGGTGCGACAAGTGATGCAGCCGCTGACCGATCAACCCATGGCCCAGCCGGCGGAACCGGCCAAAGAGGTGCTCAAGCGCATGGTCCGTGAAGGGCATACACATGTCGTGATCGTGGATACGGGGCGCGTGGTCGGTGTGTTGAGCCGGCGCGACATCATGAATTTCGTCGAGCCGCAGGAAGAGCGCAGCGCGAGCACGGCGACCGCGCAACAGGCGGAATGA
- the acs gene encoding acetate--CoA ligase yields the protein MSDDKIYPVPEDWANNAYVNRAQYEEMYRQSIENPDEFWRHHGYRIDWIKPFTKVKNTSYDPHNVDIRWYEDGTLNVCANCVDRHLAARGDQVAILWEGDEPDMDLKITYRQLHERVSRFANVLKKLGVKKGDRVTIYLPMIPEAAYAMLACARIGAIHSVVFGGFSPDALAGRINDCDSNLVITADEGVRGGRTIPLKANTDKALSHAPSVQNVLVVKRTNADVPWTEGRDVWLQEEMEQVSADCSPEEMSAEDPLFILYTSGSTGKPKGVLHTSGGYLVHTSMTHQYIFDYKDGDIYWCTADVGWVTGHSYIVYGPLANGATTLMFEGVPNYPSASRFWDVVDKHQVNIFYTAPTAIRALMGAGNEHVTKTSRKSLKLLGTVGEPINPEAWEWFYNVVGEGRCPIVDTWWQTETGGILISPLPGATELKPGSATLPFFGVQPALVDNQGNLIEGAGAGNLVLRDSWPGQMRTVYRDHERFVQTYFSTYPGMYFTGDGAKRDEDGYYWVTGRVDDVLNVSGHRMGTAEIESALVAHPKVSEAAVVGYPHDIKGQGIYVYVTLMAGEEPNEDLRKELRDWVRQEIGPIASPDIIQFASGLPKTRSGKIMRRILRKIAEDDFSNLGDTSTLAEPGVVNELIEHRQNRASA from the coding sequence ATGTCCGACGACAAGATTTATCCGGTTCCCGAAGACTGGGCGAATAACGCTTACGTGAACCGGGCCCAATACGAAGAGATGTATCGGCAGAGCATCGAGAATCCGGACGAGTTTTGGCGCCACCACGGGTACCGGATTGACTGGATCAAGCCGTTCACAAAGGTCAAGAATACCTCATACGATCCGCACAACGTCGACATCCGCTGGTACGAAGACGGCACGCTGAATGTGTGCGCCAACTGCGTCGATCGCCACTTGGCCGCGCGCGGTGATCAGGTCGCCATCCTGTGGGAGGGCGACGAGCCGGATATGGACCTCAAGATCACCTACCGCCAGCTTCACGAGCGCGTGTCCCGCTTCGCCAATGTCCTGAAGAAGCTGGGCGTCAAGAAGGGCGACCGGGTCACCATCTACCTCCCGATGATCCCCGAGGCCGCCTATGCGATGCTGGCTTGCGCGCGCATCGGCGCGATCCACTCGGTTGTCTTCGGCGGCTTCTCGCCGGACGCGCTGGCGGGCCGCATCAACGACTGCGATTCCAACCTCGTGATCACTGCGGACGAGGGTGTGCGCGGCGGCCGCACCATCCCGCTGAAGGCCAACACGGACAAGGCGCTCAGCCACGCGCCGAGCGTGCAGAACGTGCTGGTCGTCAAGCGCACGAACGCCGATGTGCCCTGGACCGAGGGCCGCGACGTCTGGCTGCAGGAGGAAATGGAGCAGGTCTCGGCCGACTGCTCGCCTGAAGAGATGAGCGCGGAAGACCCGCTGTTCATCCTCTACACCTCCGGCTCGACCGGCAAGCCGAAGGGCGTGCTGCACACCTCCGGCGGCTATCTCGTCCACACGTCGATGACGCATCAGTACATCTTCGACTACAAGGACGGCGACATCTACTGGTGCACCGCCGACGTCGGCTGGGTCACGGGCCACTCCTACATCGTCTATGGACCGCTGGCGAATGGCGCGACCACGCTGATGTTCGAGGGCGTGCCCAACTACCCGAGCGCCTCGCGCTTCTGGGACGTGGTCGACAAACATCAGGTCAACATCTTCTACACGGCGCCGACGGCCATCCGTGCGCTGATGGGCGCGGGCAATGAGCACGTCACCAAGACCAGCCGCAAATCCCTCAAGCTGCTCGGCACGGTCGGCGAGCCGATCAACCCGGAAGCCTGGGAGTGGTTCTACAACGTGGTCGGCGAAGGCCGCTGCCCGATCGTCGATACCTGGTGGCAGACCGAAACCGGGGGCATCCTCATCAGCCCCTTGCCCGGCGCGACCGAACTCAAACCCGGCTCCGCCACCCTGCCCTTCTTCGGCGTGCAGCCCGCGCTGGTGGACAACCAGGGCAACCTTATCGAAGGCGCCGGCGCGGGCAACCTGGTGCTCCGCGACTCGTGGCCGGGCCAGATGCGCACGGTCTATCGCGACCATGAGCGCTTCGTACAGACCTACTTCAGCACCTATCCGGGGATGTACTTCACCGGCGACGGCGCGAAGCGCGACGAGGACGGCTACTACTGGGTCACCGGCCGGGTCGATGACGTGCTGAACGTCTCCGGGCACCGGATGGGCACCGCGGAGATCGAATCGGCACTGGTGGCGCATCCCAAGGTCTCCGAGGCGGCGGTCGTCGGCTATCCGCACGACATCAAGGGCCAGGGCATCTATGTCTACGTGACCCTGATGGCCGGCGAGGAGCCGAACGAGGACCTGCGCAAGGAACTGCGTGACTGGGTGCGTCAGGAGATCGGCCCGATCGCCTCGCCTGACATCATCCAGTTCGCCAGCGGCCTGCCCAAGACCCGCTCGGGCAAGATCATGCGCCGCATCCTGCGCAAGATCGCCGAGGACGACTTCTCCAATCTCGGCGACACCTCGACGCTGGCCGAGCCCGGCGTGGTCAACGAGCTGATCGAGCATCGTCAGAACCGCGCATCCGCGTAA
- a CDS encoding tyrosine phosphatase family protein has product MYTPSPETLYVCPLDAVDEVVARARPGHMISLVNDEVMRDLTTPLGVPRERHLRLTMNDITQPRDGHVAPSPEHVAALVDFMMSWDRGAPVLVNCLAGVSRSTAAAFTIVCALNPETDERRIARLLRESSPTAQPNPRLVGFADEVLGREGRMIAAAEAIAASALMEPARPFALPVRVTASG; this is encoded by the coding sequence ATGTATACGCCATCGCCGGAAACACTTTATGTCTGCCCCCTCGATGCGGTTGATGAGGTGGTAGCACGCGCCCGGCCCGGGCACATGATCTCGCTGGTCAACGACGAGGTGATGCGCGACCTGACGACCCCCTTGGGCGTTCCGCGTGAGCGTCACCTTCGCCTCACCATGAACGACATCACCCAACCGCGCGACGGGCATGTCGCGCCATCGCCGGAGCATGTCGCTGCGCTGGTCGATTTCATGATGTCCTGGGACCGCGGCGCGCCGGTCCTGGTGAACTGTCTGGCGGGCGTGAGCCGGTCCACTGCGGCCGCCTTCACCATCGTATGTGCGCTCAACCCGGAAACGGATGAACGCCGGATCGCGCGGCTCCTGCGCGAGAGTTCGCCCACCGCGCAGCCGAACCCGCGGCTGGTCGGTTTCGCCGACGAAGTGCTGGGCCGTGAAGGTCGCATGATCGCGGCGGCTGAGGCCATCGCGGCGAGCGCATTGATGGAGCCGGCCCGCCCCTTCGCCTTGCCCGTGCGCGTGACGGCGAGCGGCTAG
- a CDS encoding cytochrome P450: MDAAQTHAQGLGEAETVWFKLQMLAKQDDPMPALVRMGQKYGGCIRINLRDERIFFLSDPELFKQVLVKRYDCYGKYFDGLRPIFGNSMITVDGALWQKIRMPQQAAFQPKMYTEYMPYLLASVNERSDRWAELAKTGEPVNLLEETWSLAANMICKALFDRDVPFNPHLIFSAVKSYTDVLNHKKVRLKKVKGEWTEVPSDDDAATAIGHWLSVPPMVLGADPRDYRERTLLTMMREAAADPSVPEFDERQVMDEMKQYLWAGTETTALTLTWCFYLLSLYPEVADRIRAEGEAVYGDRVPTFEDMQALTYTRAVLQETMRLYPPIWSLIRQATGEDELDGNKVEPGDKIVLCPYIVHHDPRIWDEPEKFDPGRFEPEKARARDKYAYLPFGAGKRACVGGALSLIENTLALTQLLRRFRLEYVGPVPAQIAATVTLTPKGGKLPFRILPLS, from the coding sequence ATGGACGCTGCGCAGACTCACGCTCAGGGGCTGGGCGAGGCGGAAACGGTCTGGTTCAAGCTCCAGATGCTTGCCAAGCAGGACGACCCCATGCCCGCGCTGGTGCGCATGGGCCAGAAATACGGCGGCTGCATCCGCATCAATCTGCGCGACGAGCGCATCTTCTTCCTGAGCGATCCGGAACTGTTCAAGCAGGTGCTGGTCAAGCGCTACGACTGCTACGGCAAGTATTTCGACGGCCTGCGCCCGATCTTCGGCAACAGCATGATCACGGTGGACGGCGCGCTCTGGCAGAAGATCCGCATGCCGCAGCAGGCCGCGTTCCAGCCGAAGATGTACACCGAATACATGCCCTACCTGCTCGCCTCGGTGAACGAGCGCAGCGACCGCTGGGCGGAACTGGCGAAGACGGGCGAGCCGGTGAACCTGCTGGAAGAGACCTGGTCGCTGGCGGCCAACATGATCTGCAAGGCGCTGTTCGACCGGGACGTGCCGTTCAACCCGCACCTCATCTTCTCGGCGGTGAAGAGCTACACCGACGTGCTCAACCACAAGAAGGTCCGCCTGAAGAAGGTCAAGGGCGAGTGGACCGAGGTTCCCTCCGACGATGATGCGGCGACCGCCATCGGGCACTGGCTCTCCGTCCCGCCGATGGTGCTGGGTGCCGACCCGCGGGACTATCGCGAGCGCACGCTGCTGACCATGATGCGCGAAGCCGCCGCGGATCCGAGCGTGCCGGAGTTCGACGAGCGCCAGGTCATGGACGAGATGAAGCAGTATCTCTGGGCCGGCACGGAGACGACTGCGCTCACACTGACCTGGTGCTTCTACCTGCTCTCGCTCTACCCGGAGGTGGCCGATCGCATCCGCGCCGAGGGCGAAGCGGTCTATGGCGACCGTGTGCCGACCTTCGAGGACATGCAGGCGCTGACCTACACGCGCGCGGTTCTGCAGGAGACCATGCGGCTTTACCCACCGATCTGGAGCCTGATCCGCCAGGCGACGGGAGAAGACGAACTGGACGGCAACAAGGTCGAGCCGGGCGACAAGATCGTGCTGTGCCCGTATATCGTTCACCACGACCCGCGTATCTGGGATGAGCCGGAAAAATTCGACCCCGGCCGCTTCGAGCCGGAGAAGGCGCGGGCGCGTGACAAGTACGCCTATCTGCCGTTCGGGGCGGGCAAGCGCGCGTGCGTTGGCGGGGCGCTTTCGCTGATCGAGAACACGCTGGCGCTGACCCAGCTCTTGCGGCGGTTCCGGCTGGAATATGTCGGGCCGGTGCCGGCGCAGATCGCCGCAACGGTGACGCTCACGCCAAAAGGCGGCAAGCTGCCATTCCGCATCCTGCCGCTCTCCTGA
- a CDS encoding curlin repeat-containing protein, whose translation MKRTTLCAAVMAATIGLGGLAAPQPAEAGGSFSIYVSPKSEKGQKKLSRGLRTFSHVQRRFGLFGGNDNSARVSQHGSGNHVGVYQRGDGHDASVGQYGNDNTLGVFQFGKDTNANVNQYGDGQSGVLFQGGW comes from the coding sequence ATGAAACGTACCACACTTTGCGCCGCCGTGATGGCCGCAACCATCGGACTGGGTGGTCTGGCTGCACCGCAACCGGCCGAGGCGGGCGGCAGCTTCAGCATTTACGTTTCGCCGAAGAGCGAGAAGGGCCAGAAGAAGCTGTCCCGCGGGCTGCGGACCTTCTCCCACGTCCAGCGCCGCTTTGGCCTGTTCGGCGGCAACGACAACTCCGCCCGGGTAAGCCAGCATGGCAGCGGCAACCACGTCGGCGTCTACCAGCGCGGCGATGGCCATGACGCCAGCGTTGGCCAGTACGGCAACGACAACACGCTCGGCGTGTTCCAGTTCGGCAAGGACACGAACGCCAACGTCAACCAGTACGGGGACGGCCAGTCTGGCGTGCTGTTCCAGGGCGGCTGGTAA
- the csgH gene encoding curli-like amyloid fiber formation chaperone CsgH yields MTKRNRNIRRALAGAALTASMAAMGAGFSGDDASAGWFTSDRVRCEIEVTPRSYGVELRGVVFSEEKVSGRYELTIEQEGMSGQSHINQAGGFAAYPGSPAQLGMVSLGGTGTAYTAKLKVHAGGETFVCAKRIGGHI; encoded by the coding sequence ATGACCAAACGCAACAGAAACATCCGGCGCGCGCTGGCCGGCGCCGCGCTGACCGCAAGCATGGCAGCAATGGGCGCGGGCTTCTCCGGCGACGACGCCAGCGCGGGCTGGTTCACCAGCGATCGCGTGCGCTGCGAGATCGAGGTGACGCCGCGGTCTTACGGCGTCGAGCTGCGCGGCGTGGTGTTCAGCGAGGAGAAGGTGTCCGGCCGCTACGAGCTGACGATCGAGCAAGAGGGCATGAGCGGCCAGTCGCATATCAACCAGGCCGGGGGGTTCGCGGCCTATCCCGGCAGCCCCGCCCAGCTCGGCATGGTGTCGCTCGGCGGCACGGGCACGGCCTATACCGCCAAGCTCAAGGTCCATGCCGGCGGCGAGACCTTCGTCTGCGCCAAGCGCATCGGCGGCCATATCTGA
- a CDS encoding curlin, which produces MTIRKVLTSSAMALVLGLGLAAGGSAAIAGGNSASIEQFGKFNQAGGGQSGYGNRMKIKQWGYGNTTISTQDGYGNRTFVGQSGSGNYADTYQRGSRNVTGVAQFGSGHSATTTQTGRGNAVGVIQGGHGNHANTSQHGKGNVAVIVQD; this is translated from the coding sequence ATGACGATCCGCAAAGTTCTGACGTCCAGCGCCATGGCTCTCGTTCTCGGTCTCGGACTGGCCGCGGGCGGTTCGGCCGCGATTGCCGGCGGCAATAGCGCCTCGATCGAGCAGTTCGGCAAGTTCAACCAGGCCGGTGGCGGTCAGAGCGGCTATGGCAACCGCATGAAGATCAAACAGTGGGGCTATGGCAACACGACCATCAGCACTCAGGACGGCTATGGCAACCGCACCTTCGTCGGTCAGAGCGGCAGTGGCAACTACGCCGACACTTATCAGCGCGGCAGCCGCAACGTGACCGGCGTCGCCCAGTTCGGCTCCGGCCACAGCGCCACCACGACCCAGACCGGCCGCGGCAACGCCGTGGGCGTTATCCAGGGCGGACACGGCAACCACGCCAACACCAGCCAGCATGGCAAGGGCAACGTGGCCGTGATCGTTCAGGACTAA
- a CDS encoding 2-isopropylmalate synthase, giving the protein MSTETTSKTAGAPGDRVFIFDTTLRDGEQSPGASMTREEKLQVAAVLDEMGVDIIEAGFPAASQGDFESVREIAKAAKNAVICGLSRAGNADIDRAGEAIAPAKRGRIHTFISTSPLHMKYKLGKEPHEVLEAVTSSVTRARQYTDDVEWSAEDATRTEHDFLCRCVEAAIKAGATTVNIPDTVGYTVPEEFYALITMLRERVPGADEIILSTHCHNDLGLAVANSLAGVRAGARQIECTINGMGERAGNAALEEVVMAMRTRADTLPYHTGIDTTMITRASKLVSAVSAFPVQYNKAIVGKNAFAHESGIHQHGMLQNAQTYEIMTPESVGLKESTLVMGKHSGRHAFRQKLQELGYELSDNAFEDTFYRFKVLADHKKHVFDEDIEALVDDELARAHDNITLLSLTVIAGTGQQRATITLDVGGQHETREAVGHGPVDAIFNAIKAIVPHEARLPLYQVHAVTEGTDAQAEVSVRLEEDGMTVTGRGADSDTMVASARAYVSALNKLIAKRERVAPESRAAS; this is encoded by the coding sequence ATGAGCACAGAGACCACGAGCAAGACGGCCGGCGCGCCGGGCGATCGCGTCTTCATTTTCGACACCACGTTGCGCGACGGCGAACAGTCTCCGGGCGCCTCCATGACGCGCGAGGAAAAGCTCCAGGTCGCCGCGGTTCTGGACGAGATGGGCGTCGACATCATCGAGGCGGGCTTCCCGGCGGCGTCGCAGGGGGACTTCGAGTCGGTGCGCGAGATCGCGAAGGCGGCGAAAAACGCTGTGATCTGCGGGCTGTCGCGTGCCGGGAACGCGGACATTGACCGGGCGGGCGAGGCGATCGCCCCGGCAAAGCGCGGGCGCATTCACACCTTCATCTCCACCAGCCCGCTGCACATGAAGTACAAGCTGGGCAAGGAGCCGCACGAGGTGCTGGAGGCGGTGACCTCAAGCGTTACGCGGGCGCGCCAGTACACCGATGATGTCGAGTGGTCCGCCGAAGACGCCACGCGCACCGAGCATGACTTCCTGTGCCGCTGCGTGGAGGCCGCGATCAAGGCGGGTGCCACCACGGTGAACATCCCGGATACGGTCGGCTACACGGTGCCGGAGGAGTTCTACGCGCTCATCACCATGCTGCGCGAGCGTGTGCCGGGCGCGGACGAGATCATCCTGTCCACCCACTGCCACAACGACTTGGGTCTGGCGGTCGCAAACTCGCTCGCGGGCGTGCGCGCCGGGGCGCGGCAGATCGAGTGCACGATCAACGGCATGGGCGAGCGCGCGGGCAATGCGGCGCTGGAAGAGGTCGTGATGGCCATGCGCACACGCGCGGACACGCTGCCGTATCATACCGGCATCGATACGACGATGATCACGCGGGCCTCCAAGCTGGTCTCTGCCGTCAGCGCATTCCCGGTGCAGTACAACAAGGCAATCGTGGGCAAGAACGCCTTTGCGCACGAGTCCGGCATCCACCAGCACGGTATGCTGCAGAATGCCCAGACCTACGAGATCATGACGCCGGAAAGCGTGGGGCTGAAGGAATCCACGCTGGTCATGGGCAAGCACTCCGGCCGGCATGCCTTCCGCCAGAAGCTGCAGGAGTTGGGCTACGAACTCAGCGACAACGCGTTCGAGGACACTTTCTACCGCTTCAAGGTGCTCGCTGACCACAAGAAGCACGTCTTCGACGAAGACATCGAGGCGCTGGTGGATGACGAGCTTGCGAGGGCGCACGACAATATCACGCTGCTCTCGCTGACGGTGATCGCGGGCACCGGTCAGCAGCGGGCGACGATCACGCTGGATGTCGGCGGCCAGCACGAGACGCGCGAGGCCGTTGGCCACGGCCCGGTGGATGCGATCTTCAACGCGATCAAGGCGATCGTCCCGCACGAGGCGCGGCTGCCGCTCTACCAGGTGCACGCGGTGACCGAGGGCACCGACGCACAAGCGGAGGTGAGCGTGCGGCTCGAAGAGGACGGCATGACCGTGACCGGTCGCGGTGCGGACAGCGATACGATGGTCGCCTCCGCGCGGGCCTACGTCTCGGCGCTTAACAAGCTGATCGCCAAACGCGAACGCGTCGCGCCGGAGAGCCGCGCGGCGTCCTGA
- a CDS encoding patatin-like phospholipase family protein, translating to MSDPAPDAKPVNLALQGGGSHGAFTWGVLDRLLEDGRIRLDAISGTSAGAMSGVVMADGYMQNGYDGARENLGRFWRAVADNAMLNPLKRSPIDVFMGNWSVSQSPALIFMEMFQSTISPYMFNPLNINPLADILESVVDFERVRSCDDIKLFVSATNVETGRVKVFNRHELRCEMVMASAALPFLFQAVEVDGKPYWDGGYMGNPALFPFYDHEVESDDIVIVQINPVERPGTPKTARDIMERLREITFNSSLLKELRSVDFINRLMDEGKMAEDGFRRMRIHIIEAPEEMTSLGASSRMNPQWEFLHHLFELGRDAADTWLAQHFDDIGTRETVDIRTLFGELGATHVG from the coding sequence ATGAGCGATCCGGCACCGGACGCCAAGCCGGTCAATCTGGCGCTGCAGGGCGGCGGCTCGCACGGCGCGTTCACCTGGGGTGTGCTCGATCGGCTGCTGGAAGATGGCCGCATCAGGCTGGACGCGATCAGCGGCACCAGCGCGGGGGCGATGAGCGGCGTGGTCATGGCCGATGGCTACATGCAGAACGGCTATGATGGCGCGCGCGAGAATCTGGGACGGTTCTGGCGAGCGGTCGCCGACAACGCGATGCTCAATCCGCTGAAGCGTTCGCCGATCGACGTGTTCATGGGAAACTGGAGCGTGTCGCAGTCGCCGGCTCTGATCTTCATGGAGATGTTTCAGAGCACGATCTCGCCCTACATGTTCAATCCGCTGAACATCAATCCGCTCGCCGACATCCTGGAGTCGGTCGTGGATTTCGAGCGGGTCCGGTCCTGTGACGATATCAAGCTGTTCGTCAGCGCCACGAATGTCGAAACCGGGCGCGTCAAGGTGTTCAACCGGCACGAACTGCGCTGCGAGATGGTCATGGCCTCCGCCGCCCTGCCCTTCCTGTTCCAGGCCGTCGAAGTCGATGGCAAGCCCTACTGGGATGGCGGCTACATGGGCAACCCGGCACTGTTTCCTTTCTACGACCATGAGGTGGAATCCGACGATATCGTCATCGTGCAGATCAATCCCGTGGAACGGCCGGGCACCCCGAAGACCGCGCGCGACATCATGGAGCGGCTGCGCGAGATCACCTTCAACTCCAGCCTGCTGAAGGAACTGCGCTCGGTCGACTTCATCAACCGGCTTATGGACGAAGGCAAGATGGCCGAGGACGGCTTCCGCCGGATGCGCATTCACATAATTGAAGCGCCGGAGGAGATGACTTCGCTCGGCGCTTCAAGCCGGATGAACCCACAGTGGGAGTTCCTTCACCACCTGTTCGAACTGGGGCGTGACGCTGCCGACACGTGGCTCGCGCAACATTTCGACGATATCGGCACGCGGGAGACCGTCGACATCCGAACGCTGTTCGGCGAGCTCGGCGCAACGCATGTCGGCTGA
- a CDS encoding 3-hydroxybutyrate dehydrogenase: MLKGKSAVVTGSTSGIGLGMAEALAGAGVNVMLNGLGDPDEIEKTRAELDGKYDAKVLFHGADMTKPDQIEDMIETARREFGQIDIMVNNAGIQHVAPVEEFPVEKWDAIVAIILSSAFHCSRLVFGEMKQRGWGRIINLASAHGLVASPYKSAYVSAKHGMLGLTKTLALEGAEHGVTVNAICPGYVLTPLVEAQIPDTAKARGISEEEVKRNVILEAQPTKEFVTTEQIGAMTVFLCRDEAAQINGASLPMDGGWTAK, translated from the coding sequence ATGCTGAAAGGAAAGAGTGCCGTCGTCACAGGCTCCACCAGCGGCATCGGGCTGGGCATGGCCGAGGCTCTGGCCGGCGCGGGCGTGAATGTCATGCTCAACGGGCTGGGCGACCCGGACGAGATCGAGAAGACCCGCGCGGAGCTGGACGGCAAATACGACGCGAAAGTCCTCTTTCACGGCGCGGACATGACCAAGCCGGACCAGATCGAGGACATGATTGAGACGGCCCGGCGTGAATTCGGCCAGATCGACATCATGGTCAACAACGCCGGCATCCAGCACGTCGCCCCGGTCGAGGAGTTCCCGGTCGAGAAGTGGGACGCGATCGTCGCCATCATCCTGTCCAGCGCCTTCCACTGCTCGCGGCTGGTGTTCGGCGAGATGAAGCAGCGCGGCTGGGGCCGCATCATCAATCTGGCTTCGGCGCACGGCCTCGTCGCCTCGCCCTACAAGTCGGCCTATGTCTCCGCAAAGCACGGGATGCTCGGCCTGACCAAGACGCTGGCGCTGGAAGGCGCGGAGCATGGCGTCACCGTCAACGCGATCTGCCCGGGCTACGTTCTGACTCCGCTCGTCGAAGCCCAGATCCCGGACACGGCCAAGGCCCGCGGCATCAGCGAAGAAGAGGTGAAACGCAACGTCATCCTCGAAGCGCAGCCGACCAAGGAATTTGTCACGACCGAGCAGATCGGCGCGATGACCGTTTTCCTCTGTCGCGATGAAGCCGCGCAGATCAACGGCGCATCACTACCGATGGATGGCGGCTGGACCGCGAAATGA
- a CDS encoding SDR family oxidoreductase, with amino-acid sequence MARYVVVGANRGIGLELTRQLKARGEEIIAACRSASPELRETGAEIHEHVDVTDDESVERFTAATKANGPVDVLVHVSGILKGDNLDTLDWDTLREQFEVNTLGPLRVARSFAPFMKSGGKIGILSSRVGSMADNTSGGNYGYRMSKAAVNMAGVNLAHDLKSLGVAVFLLHPGFVQTEMTGGRGHIGPDESARGLIARLDALGMDETGTFWHADGSQLPW; translated from the coding sequence ATGGCGCGATACGTTGTCGTGGGCGCAAACCGAGGGATCGGGCTGGAACTGACCCGACAGCTCAAGGCGCGGGGCGAGGAGATCATCGCCGCCTGCCGCTCGGCCAGCCCGGAACTGCGCGAGACCGGCGCGGAGATTCACGAGCATGTCGATGTCACCGACGACGAGTCGGTGGAACGTTTCACGGCAGCGACGAAGGCGAATGGCCCGGTCGACGTCCTCGTCCACGTCTCCGGCATCCTCAAGGGCGACAATCTCGACACGCTCGACTGGGACACACTGCGCGAACAGTTCGAGGTCAACACGCTCGGTCCGCTGCGCGTGGCGCGGTCGTTCGCGCCGTTCATGAAGTCGGGCGGCAAGATCGGCATTCTCTCCAGCCGCGTCGGCTCGATGGCGGACAACACCTCCGGCGGCAACTACGGCTACCGGATGTCGAAGGCCGCCGTGAACATGGCCGGCGTGAACCTTGCGCATGACCTGAAATCACTCGGCGTCGCCGTCTTCCTGCTACACCCGGGCTTCGTGCAGACCGAGATGACAGGCGGGCGCGGGCATATCGGCCCGGACGAATCGGCACGCGGCCTCATCGCGCGGCTGGACGCGCTGGGCATGGATGAGACGGGCACCTTCTGGCACGCCGACGGTAGCCAGCTGCCCTGGTAG